The region GCTTGTGCTAGTTGGTCTTCAGACACAACTAAGTCCATACTTTTTTTATCCTCATCGACCATAATGCTTGATATTTCTGCCGGTGCCATTGCATTTATGACAAATTGAGCAGGCTCAATTGACCAAAGAGCAATATCTACTCTTTCTCCTGCTAACTCACCAGTAACTGCCTGAACTCTAGACCCTCTCATTCCTACACACGTGCCAACGGGGTCTAACCTTTGATCATTAGCTTTAACTGCAATTTTTGATCTCAAACCTGGGTCTCTTGATGCCGCCATAATTTCTAATAGGCCTTCTTCTATTTCTGGTACTTCAAGCTCAAATAATCTGATTAAAAATTCTGGGGAGACTCTAGAAAGAATTAATTGTGGACCTTTAATTCCCCTATCGACCTCCATCACTATAGCTCTAACCCTATCACCGATTCTTAAATTTTCTTTTGGAATCATTTGTTCTCTCGGGAGAACCGCATCGATTCTTCCAATTTCAATGATTGCATTCCCTCGTTCCATTCTTCTAATTTGACCTGAAACTAATTTTTCATCTCGGGCCAAAAATTCATTTAGAATTTGCTCACGCTCAGCTTCTCTTACTTTTTGAAGAATTACTTGCTTAGCTGCCTGCGCCCCTATTCTGCCAAACTCTACTGACTCTATTGGTTCTTTTATGATGTCATTCTCAACAAGGCCTTTTGCTCTATCGTCCTCTAATGAAACTTGTATTTCTTCATCTTCTACTAAATCTTCTGGAAGGATAGTCCATTTCCTAAAGGTTTCATATTCACCTGTCTCTTGGTCAATTTCTACTTTTATGTCAATCGCATCTTTATGCTTCTTCTTAGTAGCTGAAGCAAGTGCTTCCTCTACAGCTTCAAAAATAATCTCACGCTCAACACTTTTTTCGTGTGCCAAAGCATCTACTAACAATAAAATTTCACGACTCATTTAAATACACTCCCTACTTCAAAATTAACTATTTAATAATCCGGATCTAAACGTGCTTTATCAATATTCTCAAAATCAATTAATAATGACTCATTATCAACTTCTATCATTATTGATTCCCCTTTTGTACCAAATAAAGTACCTTTAAAATTTTTTCTATTTTCTATCGCAAATCTGGTTTTTATCTTTATTTTTTGCCCCTCAAATCTATCAAAGTCACTTAATTTTTTTATGACTCTGTCCAGACCAGGGGATGAAACTTCTAACCTTTCATAATCATAGTCAGTTTCAACACTCAAGACATTATTGACATGATTACTCACCTTAGTGCAATCTTCAATGTCAATTAAATCACCTTTGTCTATGTATATTCTCAGAATCTGGCCACCATTAACTGTCTCAAAATCAACCAACTCATAACCTAATTGGGTTACTAATTTCTCTATTAAGGTTTCAAGATCATCCAAAAACTAGGCCCTCAAATAACAACTTTAGCGAAAAAAAAATGGGCTCAAGGCCCATATCTTACAAGTATTATATCAAAAAATTAGTGGGATTAA is a window of Methylophilales bacterium DNA encoding:
- the rimP gene encoding ribosome maturation factor RimP, whose protein sequence is MDDLETLIEKLVTQLGYELVDFETVNGGQILRIYIDKGDLIDIEDCTKVSNHVNNVLSVETDYDYERLEVSSPGLDRVIKKLSDFDRFEGQKIKIKTRFAIENRKNFKGTLFGTKGESIMIEVDNESLLIDFENIDKARLDPDY
- the nusA gene encoding transcription termination factor NusA; the protein is MSREILLLVDALAHEKSVEREIIFEAVEEALASATKKKHKDAIDIKVEIDQETGEYETFRKWTILPEDLVEDEEIQVSLEDDRAKGLVENDIIKEPIESVEFGRIGAQAAKQVILQKVREAEREQILNEFLARDEKLVSGQIRRMERGNAIIEIGRIDAVLPREQMIPKENLRIGDRVRAIVMEVDRGIKGPQLILSRVSPEFLIRLFELEVPEIEEGLLEIMAASRDPGLRSKIAVKANDQRLDPVGTCVGMRGSRVQAVTGELAGERVDIALWSIEPAQFVINAMAPAEISSIMVDEDKKSMDLVVSEDQLAQAIGRNGQNIRLATELTGWELNILSEEESDQKTKDEYTSVSQLFIEKLDVDADIADILVHEGFSTLEEIAYVPIDELIQIEAFDEDTVNELRSRASAVILKEAISNEEKIQSPADDLLNMEGMDSDTAKLLASKSIITMEDLAELAADELLDIVKMDEERAKELIMTARAPWFV